A single genomic interval of candidate division WOR-3 bacterium harbors:
- a CDS encoding nucleotide pyrophosphohydrolase encodes MTIGEFQKLIGEIYLVKDRRRGIEGTFRWFVEEVGELARALRHNRQAEKEEEFADVFAWLVSLASIAGVELEQACRKYHNGCPKCHSIPCRCEENAGAKERE; translated from the coding sequence GTGACGATTGGTGAGTTTCAGAAGTTAATCGGTGAGATTTATTTAGTTAAGGACCGCCGGCGCGGCATTGAAGGCACTTTTCGCTGGTTTGTGGAAGAGGTGGGCGAACTGGCACGGGCGCTGCGGCACAATCGGCAGGCAGAGAAGGAGGAGGAGTTTGCCGATGTTTTTGCCTGGCTGGTGAGTCTGGCGAGTATTGCCGGGGTGGAACTGGAGCAGGCGTGCCGCAAGTATCATAATGGGTGCCCGAAGTGCCATTCAATACCGTGTCGGTGTGAGGAGAATGCGGGAGCAAAGGAGCGGGAATGA